The genomic segment AGAGAAGACATAAACAAGAAAGTTAGAAATTAACCTTTACTGTGGCAAAGGGTGTAGGCATTGCCCAAATTTGATTTGCCCGACGTTTGCAAATGAGACACTGAAGCAGGATGTCCCCAGCCAGTAACCTGGTCATTGTGCACCTTTCCATGCCAAAGACTCATGCAGGCCCTCCGAGGCCAGTTGCACCAATTGCTTTCCATGTCCATGGTTTGGTGGAatcgggggcggggaggggggcggcagTGAGGTTCAGTTCATTGCTGATAACCTTCTTCCCCACCAAAAGATGTCTTCAGAAATTAGAAAGTAATGTCAAAGAAATTAGAAAGTAACTCCCACACGCGaaaaaattgagattttttttgttttgaaatttaactTGGACGATGCGTAATTGGGTTTTTCCCTTGTGTTGCAAATGTTAACAAGAATGTGTCACAGTTGGCTTTCTTTCCCAGGCTGCAACCTCCAGCCCACTTCCGTGGTGCAGAGGTAATGCCTCCCTTCATAACTTTGGGCTAAGCATTTACCTACCATCTGGCAATTTGGTAAAACAGGAAGAacccaataaaagaaagaaaagcagctaTTTGCGAATTGGCCACTCTCTTTGGAGCTTGGTGCTGTTTATCTCTTGTCTGTTTGGTGCTGCTAATTGACCCACGTAACTCCTGGCGCTGGGCTCgtgtttcctcctctttgtgCAGGACTTCAGGGTGGTTGTGCGGATCGATTCCTGGGAGTCCACATCCATGTATCCAAATGGACATTTCGTACGTGTTTTAGGAAGAATCGGAGATCTGGAAGGGGAAATTGCAACCATCCTGGTGGAAAACAGCATTTCAGTTGTCCCCTTCTCAGAAGCTCAGGTCAGACTTCTCCCAGTCCTTTCCTTTGGTCTCATAAaagacattttctatttctttttttttttttcttttgttgttgtttgttttatcattaagaaagaaaaatctttgtacTATGTAACAACCCACTAAAACCACAGATAATGGAAAAATCTCACTCCTCTTTACTCTGTGTTTGAACCAGATTGAAGTCAGCTTCAAGTGCAGAGTTGGTTTCCTACAGCTTCACAGCtctcaaatttttatattttccaactgtGCTTACAAATGGtacatcagtgtcttatagtcaGTATCCATCCATCCCCCGTAACTACATGGGTACCTAGTTACAGACCCAACTGGGCTCCACTCCCTGTCATAATCATTCAGCCGGAGGCCTGCAGAAAGCTGCAGGGAGCAGCTTCTTTGGTTCCATACATCTCTGACCCATGGGTCAAAAAATCATGCTCATTACGAAACCGTTTTTGTAAactttacagaaaacaaaaaattacgtGAACATAAAAATCAGCTACTTCCATCACTAGGATCTTTTAAAATCCTTGTAAATCTTGTTTATTATTCTTGCATAGCTATATTCATAGTGTGCACAGgctattttctgcttctttcacttaaaattatttctgtgtaTTGACATAGCCTACTTATTTTTAATAGTGATGGCAAACTACTCTATATTGATATACTCTAGTCTGCTTAAGCATTTCTCAATTCTTGAGCATTTGGGCTGTTTAATTTTTCAGTATTATAAAAAGTGCTACTTCAAACATTTTCATAaacattagtttttctttttcttttgatcattttctttagaATGTAATCCTTAAAGTGAGATTACCAAGTCAAAGggcataaaaaatttaaatagctttTGCTATGAATTGGCAGATTGTTATCCAGAAAAATTGGGACAGTTTGCATTGCCATCAAGAGCATATgggtattcttattttcattataatttttgaCAGAATGGTAGCTATAATAGTaaaatactttagaatattttacattattagcTTTTTATGTTTAACATTAGTATCTGGAAATTATTTGTTGGCTTGTTTTGATAGCATAGTGAAAATGTTAGGACAAAATGAAGCATGGATTAGACTTCACAGGACTAGAATTCTTCCCTTTTAGCCTACTTAACTGAAAATTGATGGCTTGAACAGGTAATAATGCAGAGAAAATGCCGGAGATTGATCCTGCTTAAAAAAGGAATACACTTTTAATATTTGGGACATGTTGACTTTTTTCAGGGCTTGACATAAATTAAAAGTTCAactacagggacttctctggtggtccagtgataaagaatccaccttgcaatgcaggggacgcgggttccatctctggtcagggaactaagatcccacatgccacagggcaactaagcccacgcgccacaatgactgagctcacgtgcctcaaTGACAGAGCCCGCATGACGCAAACTACAgggcccatgtgctctggaacccatgtgccacaaatacagAGCACCCTCACCGTggaacccgcatgccacaactaaagagagaaaaaacctgcaagccacaactagagaaaagcctgcaacAAAGAACCTGCGCACCCCaaggaaagatcccgcatgtcacaactaagacccgacgcagccaaaaaaaacaaaaaagaaaataaatattttttaaaaaagaagaaaaagaaagctgcctttaaagaattaattttttttgagaagcTCAACTGCATTTAAACAAATGGATCATTTGAAAACGGGCTAGTAGTGTACTCTTCATAAGCCACCCATTCATTCTTGCTCCAGCCGCCACAACTAAAGAGGTTGTATACGCTCTGGGACATTTCCTTTCAGACTGTAGGGCCTTCAGGGGCATGGGGGTTGTATCTTTCCTATTGAATCCCGACTTTCCAGAGCCTAACACGGCTCCTGACACGTATTAGGCACCTAATAAATAATTATCACTCAAAAGAAGCAAACATAGGTTAATTGCAAAAGGTAATGGTTAGTGAATGGGGTTTCCATGAGATCACATTGAGAATGTTAGAGagtggattttttaatttaattttatttatttattcattcattcatttattcatttattggttgtgttgggtcttcattgctgcacactgggtttctctagtttcggtcagtgggggccactctttgttgtggtgcgcgggctccttattgctgtgacttctcttgttgtagagcaccggctccagagcgcaggctcagcaattgtggctcagttgctccacggcctgtggactcttcctggagcagggatccaatccgtgtcccctgcattggcaagccgattcctaaccactgcgccacctagggagtcctaGAGAGTGGATTTTTATAGGAAACTTCTGGCGCATGAATTGCTGAATTTGGGCCTCTCCTTGTACAGATGTGTGAGATGCCAGTAAACACACCCGAAAATCCTTGGAAGGTGAGCTCCGAAGAGGAACGAGAACGCAAAGACCTGAGGAAAACCCATCTGGTGTTCAGCATTGACCCCAGAGGTTGCGAGGATGTGGACGACACCCTCTCGGTCAGAGCCTTGGATAATGGCAACCTGGAACTCGGGGTCCACATCGCAGATGTGACGTACTTTGTAGCACCGCATTCTTACCTTGATATTGAAGCGAGAACAAGGTACGCGCTGTCTGAAATCAGCACAACGTTTATGTATGTGACTGTAACATATTTTATAACTGTGCtagtttcagatttttaaaacagatttcacAATTGGGAACAATTCTGAAGatcccttccagaaaaaaaaaaaaattgaagtccaCTTCCCCTTTTCCTTTAGAAAAGTACGTTAATCAGTGTACCTTTCCTTTTTTAACAGAATCTTTTCACGTGTTGTTTCCTTCTAAATTGAAATGGGTTAAATTTTTCATGTAGTAATAtcctattttatataaatactgGGTCATTACACTCTGATTTTTCTTATACAGCTAAGATCTGtgccactttttctttctcttttatatcAGTGGAAGAATATTCAGCCCAAAGCAATATCACTTAGCAAAGTGGGAACATGGGACTAGTTTTATTACCCAGTCTGCTGCACTTGATGAAAAAGCAACGGCCTTGGGGAGTTTGCGCTGAGCTTTCGGCCGTTTTCCTCACGCAGCCCGTGTCAGCAGTTCCGCTTCTTGCTGCTGAAGGTCATGTGCCTGCATGTGTGTCGTTCGCAGGGCCACCACTTATTACTTAGCGGACCGTCGCTATGACATGCTACCCTCCATCCTCAGCGCCGATGTGTGCTCCCTTCTGGGAGGTGTTGATAGGTGAGTTTCTTTTTATCCTCAGAGCTTGTCTGGGCCCTTCTGTGGTGCCTGGTGGCTCTCACTTctggcctcttcctcctcttctttctaaTATTCTCTctcgcccccctccccacctctgctttCCCCCTGCATCCTCTATCCCCTGCTGCACCACTTATTTGGGGGCAGCTTTATTTCTCTcagcttcccttcccttccactcctcttttccttctgtctcttttctttctgtctcttttctttttgtctagCTGTGAGGCTGCTTCTCCCTCTTGTTGGAATTTTAAAGTCAAAGTCTAGGAACAAATGTATATAACTTGGTACATATGTGCTCCCTGGTTGAAGCTGTTTTTCATAAGGGTCATGAATTTaaggagtttttttttctatttgttgtcgTTAAAGTTTATATCTGCCTTTGAATAGGTAATAAAACCACATAGCCCCAAATTCATGCTCTCCAAAAGGTGTTTAGTGAAAGGCTCCCACCTTCCACTTCCCCTCAGTTACcaatttcttatgtatttttctagacacaatactgtaacaaaacaaaaccctgtttTCCACCTTCCTATGTGGGGAAAAACCCATTCCTTCTGTGCtatgtctttctttcctttgagtCTCCTTTGCCTTTACAGAGAACACTTCATAtctgacacttctggtcaccaaatgtgtggagGTTTTTCTCTACACCAAGCAATTCCCTGTAACACCAggtgggtgtcctacaatttaattcaattctgatACCATCTACCCAGCGATGGCATCAGGTTCCACAgggtaagggctcagtcccacacgACTGTTCCCCCACTGCCCAACTTCAGACACCATCAAAAGCCCAGGTTGTCACCATGTTTCTGACCGACCAgctatagatcagaggttcccacaaccccctccttggacttcagatgccaattgcaagtccacgctgttacctgtacttctgaccaactggctataaatcagaggctCCCAGACCCCCTTCTCAGGTTCAgctaatttgctagagcagctctcAGAATTAAGGAAAACAATTTACTTGCGCTTACTGGTTTATTACAGAAGTATataataaaggatacagatgaacatccagatgggagagatgcatagggcaaggtatgtgggaaggagCACAGAGCTTCCAGGCCCAGGGGAGCCACtctgcccagcacctccatgtgttcaccaacccagaagctctccgaACCTCATGCTTTGgggattttatggaggcttcatcgcATTGGCATGACCGATCGGTAACTCCACTTTCAGCCCTTTTCCCTTCTCAAGAGAATGAGGGGCAGGGCTgaaagcttctaatcatggcttggtctttccagTGACCAGGCCTcgtccaggagcccacccagagtctcctcgttagaacaaaagacacttcTATCTcccaggaaattacaagggtttcaggagcccTGTGTCAGGAGCTAGGGACAAAGGccaatatatattttgtattatttcacaaatacacacatacgcATGCACACATGTGGACACATGGTCTTTCTTTGTTATACAAATGGTgactctacatatatatataacactatatatatatatatacacacatatatatatactgttaagaccttgcttttttttttttaacttaaccaTGTATCTTGGAGATCATTAATATGGAGATCATTCCATATTAATAACAGTTATCTATCTGTGgaaatttggattgtttccaaacgtttgctattataaacaaaacTGTACTGAATTACTTGGACTATAActcatttcacatttttaaaagtacaatatcTCTGGAAGATAAagtcctagaagtggaatttctgtgtCAAAGAGTATATGCGTTTGTGTTTAAATAGATAACAACCAAATCGCTCTCCACAGAGGTTATGCCAATTATATTCTCTCCCTCAGTGCATGAGAATGCTTGTTTCCCCACAGCCTTGCCAACACAATATGTTGTGGTTTTTTATCTTTGCCAATTTGATAAATGAAAATAGTATCTCagagtggttttgatttgtatttttcctgctatgagtaaagtcaaacatttttTTGTATGCCTAACTGTCATTTATGTATCCTTTTCTGTGAACTATTTCATGTTTCTTGCCCATTTCTTTTGCTTCCTTGATCTGTTAGTAATtgatatataagatatatattatatttattataaattgtatatatatataattggtatataatttctttacacattAAGAAGTTAGCCCTTTGTTATTTATGTGAGTTGCAAATGTTAGAGTGATTTGGTGGTAAAGGGGTTCTTTACTAAGTGAACTTTTTGCTAATGAACTTTACCATCAAGACTGATATCCTAGTTCAGTGTCATCCTGTAGCATTCGAAAGGCTTTGTTCTCCTTTGCTAGAGGAGAGCCAGCAGACTTGACTCTATCAGTGCTATGCTGTTCTAGGGAAAATGGAGAACCGTAAAGTCAGGTTTGTAACATTACATGTGAACTCATTTCAGATTTGCTCAGAGCCCTACAGAACCTAGTCAAaccttgttttaattttaaatatcttttgattTAGCAGTAGAGTGTTTGAATTGAAACATCGAAGCAGAAACCTGTAGCAATGTCATTTCTTTCATTACATTTAGGATCTAGTTCTGTTTATTTCAAAAATGGAAGAATTAAATAATGATGTGAGTGTGACTGGTTTTGTAGGTATGCTGTAAGCGTCATGTGGGAATTGGATAAAACGTCTTATGAAATTAAGAAAGTATGGTATGGCAGAACCATTATTCGATCAGCATACAAACTCTTTTATGAAGCAGCCCAAGAATTACTGGATGGAAACTTCGGCATTGTTGATGATATTCCAGAATTCAGGGACCTGGATGAGAAGAGCCGACAAGCCAGGCTAGAGGAGTTAGTGTGGGCAATCAGAAAGTTGACGGACATAGCCCGCCACGTCCGAGCCAAACGAGACCATCGCGGTGCCCTGCAGCTGGAAGGCGTAGAGGTACGCATCCAGCTGGACGAGAAAAAGAACATTCATGACCTCATCCCCAAGCAGCCCCTGGAAGTGCACGAGACCGTGGCTGAATGCATGATCCTGGCCAACCACTGCGTAGCCAAGAAGATTTGGGAGAGCTTCCCTCACCAGGCCCTGCTGCGCCGGCACCCTCCTCCACACCAGGAGTTTTTTTCTGAACTCCGAGAGTGTGCTAAAGCAAAGGGCTTCTTCATAGATACACGGTAATTCCTCTTTTGAAGGGGCAGGGAAATTGAAGGGGGTGCTGtacacttatttatcttatagtaGTTCTTAAAATGTGACAGCCAGATTTTTGACCAAAAAATAGAAAGCTTCTAGGCTTTCTTCATTTACAGTAATGTAGGTATAgaagctgctgcttcttttttttcttttttttttttggcgctgtcgtgtggctcacaggatcttagttccctgaccagggatcgaacccgtgccccctgcaatggaagctcagattcctaaccactggatcgccagggattTCCGTAGAGGCTTCAAATTAAAACAAGTTTATTTAGGGATAATTTTGACCCACTACAGTTTGTAATATAGAAGTAAGGAACCTGTTATCCTTGATTTAATTTCATCTGCACTTTAGGCAAATGCCAAGATGTAATCctatattttaatactttcaaAATGCAGGCTATGTCTGTGGCAGTATCATAAGACACCACAACAATGGTAAATTTATACCATCCCGCCATAGAATGAGACTTTTTTTCTCCCTATCTCCAGGGTAAAATATTTTCCCTGTTAAAAATGATGTATAAaggggattctttttttctttagattatttcagtaatttatttttgttaatgataGGGGTATCTTCTCAGTGAATTCAAATAATTTCCTAACAGTGAATAAGCTAGAGCTAGAAAAGTGAACATATAGCATTATCTAGAaatttcagggggaaaaagtGGTTGATTGGAACTTCACCTATCTTTTGGAACCAAACAATGTTGAAATAAACACATTTGGGATAGAAAACTGTATCTGGTTCTTTCATCTTACAAATGTAAAAGTCCTTTGATAGAATtccactttttctgcatctgtttagATGATATGACAACAGTAGAAGGCAACATTTGGATCGTAGAATGTAGCTAGAGAAAACCTAAGTGAAGTTTAAAGTGATGAAttaatttaagaagaaattaGCTTTTCCAcatgaaagaaaatcaatgatCAAATAAATTTAACATGATTATGGTGACTAAAGTAAAAATACTAAGTATGATAGAGTTTTCAGTTCTTGTTTGGcacatatattaataaattttcaaacatcaaataatacaaaaaaggggattcttttttcagtgttttgttgTCAGTAACAGGTGCCAATTAataatcttttattcatttattaaaatggattttttttgcttttctctttaggTGATAGTATCTCTTACTGGTTTAGTCCCTGTTGAGCTCTGGGTGTGTGCCAGGCGCACATGCTGTGGGCTCTCAGGTGTTATCTTGGATCCTTTGTTCATATTTCACAGATAGGGAAATTAAGTccggagaggttaagtaacttgccgaTCATTTAGCAGCTAGTTAGGGCAGAGTCGGGATTGGAATCCACATCTATCAGACCTGAAAGCTCACATTTGCGCCCACTCTGTCACATTGCTTCTCCTTTCACCATCCACTGTCTTTCCTTCCCCGTTTCCCTTGGCAGGTTGCAGCACAGAACTGAACCATATGCTATATTATTGTATTGTTAACATAACTCTATATTTCCTgggttttaaaaaactaagagtaaataaatagggtgcttcctctttccctctttaaaaaaagaaaaataatttgggtTTCTTTTACCTGTACACCTCAGGTTTAGTTCTCTTGTTTTTTAACTCTCTCTGgctcaatatatatatacatatatgtattgtatataaaatattaaaatatataatattaatatatataaaatattaatatatataatattaaaatatatatttttggctgacatgtgggatcttagttccctggccagggatggaagtgtggagtcttaaccactggaccaccaggggagagtccctggctcagtaattcttttttgttttgttttgttttaagctctttttggagtataattactttacactgttgtgccagtttctgctgtacaacaaagtgaatcagctgtatttatacatatatccccatatcccctccctccccgcagctctttcccaccttccctatcccacccctctaagtcatcaccaatcatcgagttgatctccctgtgttatgcagcagcttccacaacaattcttgattttaaaaaaaatccattctttgACCTGTACAGGATGCTTAAGGTTAAGGGTGTTAGGAATTTAATTCAACAAGTACCTGGCCACCCACTATGTGCTGAACATTAACTCACCTCATAGGTTCAGCACATTACTCTTCAGTACTTAAGAAATGTATttgagggaattccttggtggtccagtggttaggacttggcactttcgctgccagggcctgggttcaatctctggttggggaactaagatcctgcaaggcacgcagcatgggaaaaaaaaaaaaaagaaaagaaatgtatttgaatTTTGACACACTTTCTTTGTTTAAACCTCAAAAGCAAACTAAATTTCTATAGTTGAGGAAAGTTGCTTCTGAAGTGTGTCCAAATTAAACTACTGGCAGATGAACATATTTAGATGGTGAGTGAAGGGTTCCCTTCAGAGTGTTGACTTGTAAATGATTGCTGGGGACTAAATAAGGGTCTTTCGATTTTTTGTCAGGTCCAATAAAACACTGGCTGATTCTCTGGATAATGCGAATGACCC from the Hippopotamus amphibius kiboko isolate mHipAmp2 chromosome 2, mHipAmp2.hap2, whole genome shotgun sequence genome contains:
- the DIS3L gene encoding DIS3-like exonuclease 1 isoform X4; the encoded protein is MTEMTRARASPRVSPCPQDFRVVVRIDSWESTSMYPNGHFVRVLGRIGDLEGEIATILVENSISVVPFSEAQMCEMPVNTPENPWKVSSEEERERKDLRKTHLVFSIDPRGCEDVDDTLSVRALDNGNLELGVHIADVTYFVAPHSYLDIEARTRATTYYLADRRYDMLPSILSADVCSLLGGVDRYAVSVMWELDKTSYEIKKVWYGRTIIRSAYKLFYEAAQELLDGNFGIVDDIPEFRDLDEKSRQARLEELVWAIRKLTDIARHVRAKRDHRGALQLEGVEVRIQLDEKKNIHDLIPKQPLEVHETVAECMILANHCVAKKIWESFPHQALLRRHPPPHQEFFSELRECAKAKGFFIDTRSNKTLADSLDNANDPNDPIVNRLLRSMATQAMSNALYFSTGSCAEEEFHHYGLALDKYTHFTSPIRRYSDIIVHRLLMAAISKDKKMEIKENLFSNKDLEELCRHINNRNRAAQHSQKQSTELFQCMYFKDKDPETEERCISDGVIYSIRTNGVLVFIPRFGIKGAAYLKNKDGLVISCGPDGHSEWKPGSLQRFQNKITSTTTGGESVTFHLFDHVTVRISVQASRCHSDSIRLEIVSNKPYMIPDTELFQQSSLLLKSDLVKEVTRSVEEAQLAHEVKVNVSEEDYQKYCQTKGRSLYTLLEEIRDLALLDVSNSYGI